One genomic window of Coraliomargarita sinensis includes the following:
- a CDS encoding DUF4381 family protein produces MFPIAQSTAPQLPALPDGPGLENVRGPIEVNGGYEIWQIVLAAVAILVIVGGFIWLYRRSKNRAPTPVDPHTAALAELDAASQAADDERYAMLCANAVRRYMEACLGLPVTSKTSAEAIARLPMPPEEKTTLHDFLENCDGVKFARRTLSDEQRIELMDTAKHLVDNLKKKEATDQP; encoded by the coding sequence ATGTTTCCAATCGCACAGTCGACCGCTCCGCAACTTCCCGCGCTCCCAGACGGCCCGGGCCTTGAAAACGTGCGCGGCCCGATCGAGGTCAACGGTGGCTACGAGATCTGGCAGATCGTCTTGGCCGCAGTTGCGATACTGGTCATTGTCGGCGGCTTCATCTGGCTGTACCGGCGCTCAAAAAACAGGGCACCCACCCCCGTCGATCCACATACAGCGGCTCTGGCCGAACTGGATGCCGCTTCCCAGGCAGCCGACGATGAGCGCTACGCCATGCTCTGCGCCAACGCGGTTCGCCGCTACATGGAAGCCTGCCTGGGCCTGCCCGTCACCTCGAAAACGAGTGCGGAAGCCATCGCCCGCTTACCAATGCCTCCGGAAGAGAAGACCACCCTTCATGACTTTCTGGAAAACTGCGACGGAGTCAAATTTGCCCGACGCACATTGAGCGATGAGCAACGTATCGAACTTATGGATACGGCCAAACATCTCGTTGATAACCTGAAGAAAAAGGAGGCGACCGACCAGCCATGA
- a CDS encoding vWA domain-containing protein: protein MTFFQFQDPTFLLLLLLIPVLAWWAGRMGPEAAVRFSSTALARSVSRDRRSRPGKFLFGLRLLALATLVVALARPQFGKMNESSEAEGIDIVVTLDLSGSMRALDLSTQDDIVTRLDAAKRVVDDFIGKREYDRIGLVAFAADAYVVSPLTLNHDWLKRNLERLELGEIDGSGTAIGTALGASVNRLRDHQARSRIVILLTDGENNAGTLSPIGAAEAAKTYGVKVYTIATGKKGRVPVPQTDRSGRVVRDAEGKPVYRGRSDISNFDETELREIATMTGGKFFSATEDGDLERIYDEIDELETTEIELRSYASFTELFIWPALAGLVLLGLEQILRNTRYHRLP from the coding sequence ATGACCTTTTTTCAGTTCCAGGATCCGACCTTCCTCTTACTCCTCTTGCTGATTCCCGTCCTCGCATGGTGGGCGGGGCGCATGGGCCCGGAGGCGGCCGTGCGCTTTTCCAGCACCGCACTGGCCCGATCCGTCAGTCGCGATCGCCGAAGCCGCCCGGGCAAGTTCCTTTTCGGGCTCCGTCTGCTGGCGCTGGCCACCTTGGTTGTTGCACTGGCCCGACCGCAGTTCGGCAAGATGAATGAAAGCTCCGAAGCCGAAGGCATCGACATCGTGGTCACGCTCGACCTCTCGGGCTCCATGCGCGCACTCGATCTCTCGACCCAGGATGATATCGTCACCCGCCTCGATGCCGCCAAGCGGGTGGTCGACGACTTCATCGGTAAGCGGGAGTACGATCGCATCGGCCTGGTGGCCTTTGCCGCGGATGCCTACGTGGTCAGCCCGCTGACACTGAACCACGACTGGTTGAAGCGAAACCTGGAGCGGCTGGAACTGGGCGAGATCGACGGCAGTGGCACCGCGATCGGCACCGCCCTCGGTGCCAGCGTGAATCGCCTGCGGGATCATCAGGCCCGCAGCCGAATTGTCATTCTACTGACGGACGGCGAAAACAACGCCGGCACCCTCTCGCCTATTGGCGCTGCGGAAGCAGCAAAGACCTACGGCGTCAAAGTCTACACGATCGCCACCGGCAAGAAAGGCCGTGTCCCTGTTCCACAAACCGATCGCAGTGGCCGCGTTGTTCGCGACGCGGAAGGCAAGCCGGTTTACCGCGGCCGCAGCGACATCTCGAATTTTGACGAAACCGAGCTCCGCGAAATTGCCACCATGACCGGGGGCAAATTCTTCAGCGCCACGGAAGATGGCGACCTCGAACGCATCTACGATGAGATCGACGAATTGGAAACGACCGAGATCGAGTTGCGCTCCTACGCCAGCTTTACCGAACTCTTCATTTGGCCCGCGCTCGCCGGGCTGGTGCTACTCGGACTTGAACAAATTCTCCGCAACACCCGCTATCACCGCCTGCCATGA
- a CDS encoding DUF58 domain-containing protein codes for MNTSDIIKKVRHLEIRTRKLVTDSVTGAYHSSFKGRGMDFEEVREYAIGDDVRTIDWNVSAKMDKPFIKVYREERELTLMLLIDLSASGIFGSVEQSKRERAAEIASVLAFSATRNNDKVGLLLYTDDVEHYIPPKKGRRHILRVIRDILFYEPAGRATNHKAALDYLNRVQRRKAVVFLISDFLESQASDSAVDAQLFNTLALTNQRHDLISIALTDPRERELPNVGLITLEDAETGEMVELDTGSRAVRESYQKRADERQAAFDSGMRKKGLDWIEASTEGPYLPALRQLFARRSNRH; via the coding sequence GTGAATACCTCCGACATCATTAAAAAGGTCCGCCACCTCGAGATCCGTACGCGAAAGCTTGTTACGGATTCCGTCACCGGTGCCTACCACAGCTCGTTCAAGGGGCGCGGCATGGACTTTGAAGAAGTGCGGGAGTATGCCATCGGCGATGACGTGCGTACCATCGACTGGAACGTCTCGGCCAAAATGGATAAGCCGTTCATCAAGGTTTATCGGGAGGAACGGGAGCTCACTCTCATGCTGCTGATCGACTTGAGCGCCTCCGGAATCTTCGGATCGGTCGAGCAAAGTAAACGTGAACGCGCCGCCGAGATTGCCAGTGTGCTCGCTTTCTCCGCCACCCGAAACAACGACAAGGTCGGCCTGCTGCTCTACACCGATGATGTGGAACACTACATCCCGCCCAAAAAAGGTCGGCGGCACATCCTACGCGTCATTCGGGATATCCTCTTTTATGAACCGGCCGGCCGGGCCACCAATCATAAAGCCGCCCTGGATTACCTCAACCGGGTCCAGCGCCGAAAGGCCGTTGTTTTCCTCATTTCCGACTTTCTCGAAAGCCAGGCCTCCGACTCAGCTGTTGATGCGCAACTCTTCAACACGCTGGCCCTGACCAACCAACGCCACGACCTGATCAGCATTGCCCTGACCGATCCGCGCGAGCGTGAACTTCCCAATGTGGGCCTGATCACTCTGGAGGATGCTGAAACCGGCGAAATGGTCGAACTCGACACCGGCAGCCGCGCTGTGCGTGAAAGCTATCAGAAACGGGCCGACGAGCGTCAGGCTGCATTCGATTCCGGCATGCGCAAGAAAGGCCTCGATTGGATTGAAGCCAGCACGGAAGGCCCCTACCTGCCTGCCCTGCGCCAACTCTTCGCCCGCCGCTCCAACCGACACTGA
- a CDS encoding AAA family ATPase yields the protein MNQDLTSPETEEKLKKATSWIPALREEIGRVIVGQHYLVDRLLVGLLANGHVLLEGVPGLAKTLSIRTLASATNAEFKRIQFTPDLLPADIIGTLIYSPKEESFHTRKGPIFANLILADEINRAPAKVQSALLEAMQERQVTLGDETYPLPEPFLVLATENPIDQEGTYPLPEAQVDRFMLKLKVGYPGKTDEREILDRMASTAPKLDVNAVTSLEAICNARQHVNEVYTDPKIRDYIVDLVLASREPAQFKLDIGQYIQFGASPRATISLTLAAKAWALMQGRAYVIPQDIKDIGMDVLRHRVIPSYEAEAEEMTSEDLVGAIFDAVPVP from the coding sequence ATGAATCAGGATTTAACTTCCCCCGAAACCGAAGAAAAACTCAAGAAGGCCACGAGCTGGATTCCGGCCCTCCGTGAAGAGATTGGCCGGGTCATCGTGGGCCAGCATTATCTTGTGGACCGCTTGCTCGTTGGCTTGCTTGCAAATGGCCACGTCTTGCTCGAAGGCGTGCCCGGCCTGGCCAAGACCCTAAGCATCCGCACCCTCGCCTCAGCCACTAACGCGGAGTTCAAGCGCATCCAGTTCACACCGGATCTGCTCCCGGCCGATATCATCGGCACCCTCATCTACAGTCCTAAAGAGGAAAGCTTTCACACCCGCAAGGGCCCGATCTTTGCCAACCTGATTTTGGCCGACGAGATCAACCGTGCGCCCGCCAAGGTGCAAAGCGCGCTCCTTGAAGCCATGCAGGAGCGGCAGGTCACGCTCGGCGACGAGACCTATCCCTTGCCCGAGCCTTTCCTCGTGCTCGCGACCGAAAACCCCATCGACCAGGAAGGTACCTACCCATTGCCCGAAGCGCAGGTCGACCGTTTTATGCTTAAGCTTAAAGTCGGCTATCCCGGCAAAACGGACGAGCGGGAGATTCTCGACCGCATGGCCTCGACCGCTCCGAAGCTAGATGTCAACGCCGTTACCTCGCTCGAGGCCATTTGCAACGCGCGCCAGCATGTCAACGAGGTCTATACCGATCCTAAGATTCGCGACTACATCGTGGATCTCGTTCTGGCCAGTCGTGAGCCCGCCCAATTCAAGCTCGATATCGGGCAGTACATTCAATTCGGCGCTAGCCCCCGGGCCACCATCAGCCTGACACTGGCGGCCAAGGCCTGGGCGCTGATGCAGGGGCGGGCCTACGTCATCCCGCAGGACATCAAGGATATCGGCATGGACGTGCTCCGCCACCGCGTCATCCCCAGCTACGAAGCCGAAGCCGAGGAAATGACCAGTGAAGACCTCGTCGGCGCCATTTTCGATGCCGTCCCGGTGCCGTAA